Proteins encoded within one genomic window of Granulicella pectinivorans:
- the ribB gene encoding 3,4-dihydroxy-2-butanone-4-phosphate synthase, with the protein MFASVEEAVKEFRAGRMVVVVDDEDRENEGDLTLAAEFCTPEAVNFMARFGRGLICLTLTEERADHLRLGPMTQDNTSRFGTAFTETIEAREGVTTGISAADRAHTMRVAIDPRSTAADLARPGHVFPLRARKGGVLVRAGQTEASVDLARMAGLIPAGVICEIMNEDGTMARVPDLVKFCAEHGLLMVTVADLIRYRLQNERYIRPVAEGVLATEFGEFRMIAYESEVEVGESHVALVYGDVASDQIATVRVHTHNLAGDVFGDGRRVIDDALQAIVEAGRGAFIYLHNGTAGFGCETMPGIGMKRIVLREGRGRDGAEQRTLRQVGLGGQILSDLGIHKIRLLTNTPTHVPALQGFGIEIVEQVPLGRVTTAR; encoded by the coding sequence ATGTTTGCAAGCGTGGAAGAGGCAGTCAAGGAGTTCCGAGCCGGACGAATGGTCGTTGTCGTCGACGATGAAGACCGCGAAAATGAAGGAGATCTGACGCTCGCAGCCGAGTTCTGCACCCCTGAGGCGGTCAACTTCATGGCTCGCTTTGGCCGCGGACTGATTTGCCTGACCCTGACCGAAGAGCGCGCCGACCACCTGCGTCTCGGGCCCATGACGCAGGACAATACATCGCGCTTTGGAACGGCCTTTACCGAGACGATTGAGGCCCGCGAGGGAGTCACCACGGGAATCTCCGCCGCCGACCGCGCCCACACCATGCGCGTGGCCATCGATCCCAGGTCTACCGCAGCCGATCTCGCGCGGCCCGGGCACGTGTTCCCGCTACGGGCCCGGAAGGGCGGGGTTCTCGTACGCGCCGGCCAAACCGAAGCCTCCGTCGATCTCGCTCGCATGGCTGGTCTGATTCCCGCGGGTGTCATCTGCGAGATCATGAACGAAGACGGTACCATGGCCCGCGTACCGGATCTGGTCAAGTTTTGTGCCGAACACGGCCTTCTAATGGTCACGGTAGCCGACCTCATCCGTTATCGTCTTCAGAACGAGCGCTACATTCGCCCGGTCGCGGAAGGCGTGCTGGCGACCGAGTTTGGCGAGTTTCGGATGATCGCGTATGAGAGCGAAGTTGAGGTCGGCGAATCGCACGTTGCCCTCGTCTATGGCGACGTTGCCAGCGACCAGATCGCAACCGTTCGGGTTCACACCCACAATCTGGCTGGGGATGTCTTCGGCGATGGTCGGCGCGTTATCGACGATGCGCTTCAGGCGATCGTCGAAGCCGGACGCGGCGCGTTCATCTACCTGCATAACGGCACTGCCGGCTTTGGCTGCGAGACGATGCCCGGCATCGGCATGAAGCGAATTGTCCTGCGCGAAGGCCGCGGTCGCGACGGCGCTGAGCAGCGTACCCTGCGTCAGGTCGGTCTAGGCGGACAGATTCTTTCCGACCTGGGCATTCACAAGATCCGTCTGCTGACCAACACGCCAACCCACGTGCCCGCGCTCCAGGGGTTCGGGATTGAAATCGTCGAGCAGGTTCCTCTTGGGCGGGTCACGACCGCGAGATAG